One Hypanus sabinus isolate sHypSab1 unplaced genomic scaffold, sHypSab1.hap1 scaffold_440, whole genome shotgun sequence genomic window carries:
- the LOC132388939 gene encoding zinc finger protein 239-like, giving the protein MVHQRVHTRERPFTCSDCGKRFTWSFQMKAHQRVHTGERPLTCSDCGKGFTQSSDLLTHQSVHTGERPFTCSDCGKGFTRSSQLKVHQRVHTGERPFTCSDCGKGFTRSSHLKEHQRVHTGERPFTCSDCGKGFTCLSQLKVHQRVHTGERPFTCSDCGKGFTRSSDLLAHQRFHTGERPFTCSDCGKGFTRSSQMKVHQRVHTGERPFICSDCGKGFICSSHLKVHQSVHTGERPFTCSDCGKGFTRSSQLLRHQSVHTGDWLFTCSDCGKGFTESSHLKVHQSVHTGERPFTCSDCGKGFTRSSDLLAHQRFHTGERPFTCSDCGKGFTRSSDLLAHQQIHTG; this is encoded by the coding sequence ATggttcaccagcgagttcacaccagagagcggccattcacctgctcagactgtgggaagagattcacttggtCATTCCAAATGAAggcacatcagagagttcacactggagagagaccactcacttgctcagactgtgggaagggattcactcagtcatccgacctactcacacaccagtcagttcacactggcgaaaggccattcacctgctcagactgtgggaagggattcactcggtcatcccaactgaaggtacatcagcgagttcacaccggagagaggccgttcacctgctcagactgtgggaagggattcactcggtcatcccatctgaaggaacatcagcgagttcacaccggagagaggccgttcacctgttcagactgtgggaagggattcacttgcttatcccaactgaaggtgcatcagcgagttcacaccggggagaggccgttcacctgctcggactgtgggaagggattcactcggtcatccgacctactggcacaccaacgatttcacaccggggagcggccattcacctgctcagactgtgggaagggattcactcggtcatcccaaatgaaggtacatcagagagttcacactggagagaggccgttcatctgctcggactgtgggaaaggattcatttgctcatcccatctgaaggtacaccagtcagttcacactggggagaggccgttcacctgctcagactgtgggaagggattcacccggtcatctcagttactgagacaccagtcagttcacactggtgactggctgttcacctgctcagactgtgggaagggattcactgaatcatcccatctgaaggtacaccagtcagttcacactggggagaggccgttcacctgctcggactgtgggaagggattcactcggtcatccgacctactggcacaccaacgatttcacaccggggagcggccattcacctgctcagactgtgggaagggattcactcggtcatccgacctactagcacaccagcaaattcacactgggtag